From a single Methanobacterium sp. Maddingley MBC34 genomic region:
- a CDS encoding cobyrinic acid a,c-diamide synthase (PFAM: CobQ/CobB/MinD/ParA nucleotide binding domain; CobB/CobQ-like glutamine amidotransferase domain~TIGRFAM: cobyrinic acid a,c-diamide synthase), whose amino-acid sequence MRLVLAGTGSAVGKTTISTGIMKALSREQEVQPYKAGPDYIDTTYHTMATGNVSRNLDSFFMSDGQIREAFERGLKISNSKIGVIEGVRGLYEGISPTGDVGNTASIAKALNSPVVLILNSRSLVKSAAAIVIGFKTLDPTIRIEGVILNLVKNRKHYLKTKEAVEKLADTPVIGGIPRDDAISVEQRHLGLVPAVERENIKRNIEDWGLVMEENIDLDALINIMKGAGKLPEGREPIFKQENTRKVKMGIARDEVFTFYYQDNLEALEANNADLVYFSPLHDEEVPDVDGIYIGGGYPEIFARELEANQSMRRSVEKFHQEGRPIYAECGGLMYLTRSINHHQMCDVFGYHSHMTKKPQALSYVIARAKQDNIIIPEGETFHGHEFHYSKLELEGQKPKFAFNILRGRGVVDSMDGLMSKNTLASYVHTHVAACPTFASRLVMTASGDY is encoded by the coding sequence ATGAGATTAGTACTGGCAGGCACAGGTAGCGCAGTGGGGAAGACTACTATTTCCACTGGGATAATGAAAGCCCTCTCCCGTGAACAGGAAGTTCAACCCTATAAAGCAGGCCCGGATTATATTGATACCACTTATCATACCATGGCCACTGGAAATGTTAGCCGAAACCTGGATTCATTTTTCATGAGTGATGGTCAGATCCGCGAAGCATTTGAAAGGGGATTGAAGATTTCAAACTCAAAAATAGGAGTTATAGAAGGTGTCAGAGGGCTTTATGAAGGAATAAGTCCAACTGGAGATGTTGGAAACACGGCTTCAATTGCTAAAGCACTAAACTCCCCGGTTGTTCTTATTTTAAACTCCCGTAGCCTGGTTAAAAGTGCTGCGGCCATTGTTATTGGTTTTAAAACTCTGGATCCCACCATCCGGATTGAGGGGGTCATTCTGAATCTGGTTAAAAACCGGAAACACTACCTCAAAACCAAGGAAGCGGTGGAAAAACTGGCTGACACTCCTGTAATTGGAGGCATACCTCGGGATGATGCCATCAGTGTGGAGCAACGCCATTTAGGCCTGGTACCGGCTGTGGAAAGAGAGAACATTAAACGGAATATTGAAGATTGGGGCCTGGTTATGGAAGAGAACATTGACCTGGATGCGCTTATTAACATAATGAAAGGTGCTGGAAAGCTGCCTGAAGGTCGAGAACCAATATTCAAGCAGGAAAACACCCGGAAAGTTAAAATGGGTATTGCCCGGGATGAAGTGTTCACCTTTTACTACCAGGATAACTTGGAGGCACTGGAGGCTAACAATGCAGATTTGGTTTACTTCAGCCCATTACACGATGAAGAGGTGCCAGATGTGGATGGAATCTACATTGGTGGGGGTTATCCTGAAATTTTTGCCCGGGAACTGGAGGCCAACCAGTCCATGCGCAGATCTGTGGAAAAATTCCACCAGGAAGGGCGACCCATCTATGCTGAATGTGGGGGGTTAATGTATCTCACCCGTTCCATAAACCATCACCAGATGTGTGATGTGTTTGGATACCACTCCCACATGACTAAAAAACCCCAGGCATTGAGTTACGTCATTGCCCGGGCCAAACAGGATAACATAATCATCCCTGAAGGAGAGACTTTCCATGGTCATGAGTTCCACTACTCCAAACTGGAACTGGAGGGCCAGAAACCGAAATTTGCATTCAACATCCTGAGGGGTAGAGGTGTGGTTGATTCCATGGATGGACTGATGAGTAAGAACACCCTGGCCAGTTATGTTCATACCCATGTGGCAGCATGCCCTACCTTTGCCAGTAGACTGGTTATGACTGCGTCAGGAGATTATTAG
- a CDS encoding putative DNA modification/repair radical SAM protein (PFAM: Radical SAM superfamily~TIGRFAM: putative DNA modification/repair radical SAM protein), which produces MNIEKVCMEIEKLRILGEASQYDLCNYVGLNKENFTSRNLPGIYHARTQNGCQVPLFKVLMSNHCTSDCNYCLNHCHNRFERIEFSPEELISVFLHYYQNHYAEGLFLSSGMPGDADVAMENMVEVARKLRLEYEYQGYIHLKVIPGASYDMIKRAMNLADRVSVNLESATAAGFQELTTTKDYHNDVLRRMKWIGRLHKRHHELAPSGQSTQIIVGANNETDQDVLKRAEWLHKHLNINLSYLSPFEPLKETPLADHTKPEQKRTPRLYQAQFLLNSYGFSLDEIILDDEGFILLNEDPKLLWAKSHPEEFPVEINEANFKELMRIPGIGKKSAQRIIESRRKGVKLIELDELKKLGVVVKRAEPFIQLNSARQTTLSF; this is translated from the coding sequence ATGAACATAGAAAAAGTTTGTATGGAGATAGAAAAACTGCGTATTCTGGGTGAAGCCTCCCAGTACGACCTCTGCAACTATGTGGGCCTGAATAAAGAGAATTTCACCTCCCGTAACCTGCCTGGGATTTACCATGCCCGAACTCAAAATGGTTGCCAGGTCCCATTATTCAAGGTCCTGATGAGCAATCACTGCACCAGTGACTGCAACTACTGCCTCAATCACTGCCATAACCGGTTTGAAAGGATTGAATTTTCTCCAGAAGAGTTAATATCCGTTTTCCTCCACTATTACCAGAACCACTATGCTGAAGGTCTTTTTTTAAGTTCAGGAATGCCAGGGGATGCTGATGTGGCCATGGAGAATATGGTAGAAGTAGCCCGTAAACTACGCCTGGAATATGAGTACCAGGGTTACATACACCTTAAGGTGATTCCAGGAGCTTCCTATGATATGATTAAGAGGGCCATGAACCTGGCAGACCGGGTGAGTGTGAACCTTGAATCAGCCACTGCAGCTGGTTTCCAGGAACTCACCACCACCAAAGACTATCATAACGATGTCCTGCGGAGAATGAAATGGATCGGGCGTCTTCATAAACGTCACCATGAACTGGCACCTTCTGGTCAGAGTACCCAGATAATTGTAGGGGCCAACAATGAAACTGATCAGGATGTATTGAAACGAGCAGAATGGCTTCATAAACATTTAAATATCAATCTAAGTTATCTTAGCCCTTTTGAACCACTTAAAGAAACCCCACTGGCAGATCACACTAAACCTGAACAGAAACGAACACCTCGCCTGTACCAAGCTCAGTTTCTCCTGAATTCCTATGGTTTTTCACTGGATGAAATTATTCTGGATGATGAAGGTTTCATCCTCTTGAATGAAGATCCTAAATTGCTCTGGGCAAAATCTCACCCTGAAGAATTCCCTGTGGAAATAAATGAAGCCAATTTTAAAGAATTGATGCGTATCCCTGGTATTGGTAAAAAATCCGCCCAGAGGATCATAGAATCTCGGAGAAAAGGAGTAAAATTAATTGAATTGGATGAACTCAAAAAACTGGGTGTGGTAGTGAAAAGAGCCGAACCATTCATCCAGTTGAACAGTGCCAGGCAAACCACCCTGTCATTTTAA
- a CDS encoding ATPase involved in chromosome partitioning (PFAM: CobQ/CobB/MinD/ParA nucleotide binding domain), with product MAEVISILNQKGGCGKTTTAVNLSAALALLGKKVLVIDMDPQANATTAFGVEKNEENSVYRVLTGEQTVGEAIVSTEISELDLLPSHISLSGAEIELSKDIGFPFILKESMDGLLDDYDFVLLDVPPSLGILTINALVAADSVIIPIQAEFYALEGMADLLDAMKLVESRLNSPSPIKGILITLYDSRTRLGRDVYHNVKQYFGDTEYIFKTTIPRNVKLAEAPSHGKPCIIYDEECIGTEAYNDLAKEFLSLIESDGEDNK from the coding sequence ATGGCAGAAGTAATATCAATACTCAATCAAAAGGGTGGTTGTGGTAAAACCACCACCGCAGTAAACCTTTCAGCGGCATTAGCACTATTAGGAAAGAAAGTTCTGGTAATTGACATGGACCCTCAGGCCAATGCCACCACGGCATTTGGGGTGGAGAAAAACGAGGAAAATTCAGTTTACCGGGTTTTAACCGGAGAACAGACAGTAGGCGAAGCCATTGTTTCCACTGAAATTTCAGAACTGGACCTCCTTCCCAGCCATATCTCACTCAGCGGGGCTGAAATTGAACTCAGTAAAGATATTGGATTCCCATTCATATTAAAAGAATCCATGGATGGCCTTTTGGATGATTATGACTTTGTCTTGCTGGATGTGCCTCCCTCCCTGGGTATCCTAACAATCAATGCCCTGGTAGCTGCAGATAGTGTCATCATACCTATCCAGGCTGAGTTCTATGCCCTGGAGGGAATGGCTGATCTTTTAGATGCCATGAAACTTGTAGAAAGTCGTTTAAATAGTCCTTCACCAATAAAGGGGATATTAATCACTCTTTATGATTCTCGTACTCGGCTGGGACGGGATGTTTACCATAATGTCAAACAGTACTTCGGAGACACCGAATATATTTTTAAAACCACCATTCCACGAAATGTAAAACTGGCCGAGGCCCCCAGCCATGGAAAACCATGTATTATTTATGATGAGGAATGTATAGGGACTGAAGCCTACAATGACCTTGCTAAGGAATTTTTATCATTGATTGAATCTGATGGGGAGGATAATAAATGA